The sequence below is a genomic window from Candidatus Poribacteria bacterium.
TGCCGTTGATGAGAGTTTGGAGAATGAAGCCTTGATTACCGAAAAATACCGCGGGATCCGCCCAGCACCCGGATACCCCGCCTGTCCTGACCATAACCAGAAACGCGTGTTGTTTGAACTCTTGAATGTTACGGAGAACACAGGTATCTCTCTCACGGAGAGTCTGGCGATGGCACCGGCAGCCTCTGTGAGTGGTTGGTATTATTCACATCCAGAGGCGCGGTATTTCAGCATCAGTAGAATCGGAGAGGACCAAGTCTCAGATTACGCCGAACGTACCGGTATGGATATTGAAACAGCGAGACGTTGGCTCAAGCCGTTGCTTGCGTAAAACAAAATAGAGCGGTGGAGTTTCGTCCACCGCTCATTTTATTCTTAATATCTACGTTATTCCTGCCATTTGATGCAAGAACAAGCGCAGCGCGATCCGCAATTACGCCTTAGATTGATACAAACCAACACAATTGCCACTCGGGTCAAAGAACATGGCAAAGGAACCCATGTCTCCCCCCAGAATAACCTGAGGAGGCATACAGATTTTGCCGCCGAGACTTTCTGCCTTTTCAAGCGATGTCTGAAGATCATCAACCTGCACATAAATCGTAACAAAGTTAGACGGCATATCGTCGGTTGTCGGAAGTATGTGTCCGCATACTTCATTCTCCGATGCTGGATCCAACCCATAAACGCCATTAACATTACCGTTAGAATTCCAATCAAACAGCGAACAATAAAACTCGCTCAATGATTCACCATTCTTACCGGCTATTTCAAAATGGACAACTGGATTTCCCATTGGATTCACACCTTTCTTTATATTGAATTATTTTATATTAAGTAATTATACATTAATTATTTATAGAATGCAAATTAATTTTTCTATCCAGAATGTAACTGGAAACAGCGAGCATTAACGAAACCGATGCTTACATAAAACTGTTTTAATCACTAAAAAATGGGACGGTGAAGTTTCCTTCATCGACCCATTTTCTTGCGAATTTATGCATGAATCCTGCGATTTCGCGCCGGAGTAAGCACAGCGTTATCAACAATCACACCTTAGGTTGATACAAACCGATGCAGTTCCCACTTGGATCGAGGAATAACGCGAAGGAGCCCATACCGCTCGGAATAGGACGAGGCGGCACAAGAGTTTGCCCACCACAGTTTTCTACCTTCTCAAGCGATGCCTGAAGGTCGTCAACTTGAATGTAAATCGTGACACCGTTATCCGAACACATATCGTCAGTCGTCGAAAATATGTGTCCATCTACGCCGTTCTCTGATTCTGGGTCCACGCTATAGATACCGTGCGTATTCGCGTTAATATTCCAACCGAACAAGGAACCGTAAAACTCGCTTAGCGATTCACCGTCCCTCCCCGATATTTCAAAATGTACGACTGGATTTCCCATTAAATCTATTCCTACATCTCCAACATAGAGGCAAATTCAAAA
It includes:
- a CDS encoding VOC family protein, which encodes MGNPVVHFEIAGKNGESLSEFYCSLFDWNSNGNVNGVYGLDPASENEVCGHILPTTDDMPSNFVTIYVQVDDLQTSLEKAESLGGKICMPPQVILGGDMGSFAMFFDPSGNCVGLYQSKA
- a CDS encoding VOC family protein, with translation MGNPVVHFEISGRDGESLSEFYGSLFGWNINANTHGIYSVDPESENGVDGHIFSTTDDMCSDNGVTIYIQVDDLQASLEKVENCGGQTLVPPRPIPSGMGSFALFLDPSGNCIGLYQPKV